The sequence TCAGCTGATTTCATGCCCTTATGACAGCTACAAGGTCCATATTTTACAATTATATAAGCTAATAAAAATatgttgtagacaaaataatgaaaagagctgtctggtagcctcaataaatatACAAAGATTTGTAGAACAAGTCGttgcatgtacagtaccagtcaaaagtgtggatacacctacccattcaagggtttttctttatttttactatttttttgcattgtagaataatagtgaagacatcaaaactatgaaacaacacatacggaataatttagtaaccaaaaaattgttaatcaaattatatttcagattctttaaatagccaccctttgtcatgatgacagctttccacactcttggcattctcttaaccagttaacatttacattttagtccagagcgacttacaggagcaattagagttaagtgtcttgctcaagggcacagcgacagatttttcacctagtcggttcggggattagaaccagcgacctctcggttactggcacaaaaatcttaaccactaagctacctgcttcacctggaatgcttttccaacagttttgaaggagttcccacatatgctgacaaatttccaccggtctaatgtccaatgctcgtgttccttggccaaagcaggtctcttcttattattggtgtcctttagtagtggtttctttgcagtaattcaacCGTGAAGGCCTGATACACACAGTTCCCTCTAaacagttgacgttgagatgagtctgtgacttgaactctttgaagcatttatttgggctgcaatttctgagtacAAGATAAATAATAAATTAatgaaaaataatacaaaaaatacaaaaaatatatatataaaacaaatgaaaattataAATATACTCAAAAAATTAAGAATTAAAAAATTTgaaattattaaaaaataaattgtaaagtggttgtcccactggctatcataaggtgaatgcaccaatttttaagtcgctctggataagagcgtctgctaaatgacgtaaatgtaaatgtaaatgtactatttcactgtatagcccccagcccagctcaacctgccttagacagctcctttgttccaccccccatacacgaggagaccgactcaatcggtgcctccagtgatgctatctctttcatcgttacccaacgcttaggtttacctccattgtactcatatccttccatatccttgtctgtacataatgccatgAATCTATTCTaaaacgcccggaaatctgccccccttttttctctgtacccaacgcactagaagaccagttcttaaagcctttagctgtatccttattctactcctcctctgttcctctggtgatgtagaggttaacccaggccctgtagcccccagtatcactcctactccccaggcgttatcatttgttgacttctgtaactgtaaaagccttggtttcttgcacgttaacatccgaagcctcctccctaagtttgagttattcactgcattagcacactccgccaaccctgatgttttagcagtgtctgaatcctggcttaggaaggccaccaaaaattcagaaatgtcagtccccaactacaacattttccgtctcgatagaactgccaaaggaggtggggttgcaatctactgtagagatagcctgcatagctatatcatactatccaggtctgtgcccaaacagtttgagcttctacttctaaaaatccacctttccagaaataagtctctcactgttgtcgcttgctacagacccccttcagccctgagctgtgccctggacaccatatgtgaactgatcgccccccatctatcctcagagttcgtattgcttggtgacctaaactgggatatgcttaacaccccggccaacctacaatctaaactagatttcctcaatctcacacaaattatcaacgaacctaccaggtacaacccaaaatctgtaaacatgggcaccatcatagatatcatcctgacaaatttaccctctaaatacacctccgctctcttcaaccaggatctcagcgatcactgcgtccgtaatgggtccgcggtcaaacgaccacccctcatcactgtcaaacgctccctaaaacactttagcgagcaggcctttctaattgacctggcccgtgtgtcctggatggatattgacctcatttcgtcagtagaggatgcctggttgttctttaaaaatgctttcctctcaatcttaaataagcatgccccattcaaaaaattcagaactaagaacagatatagcacctggttctcctcagacttgactgcccttgaccagcacaaaaacatcctgtggcgtactgcattagcatcgaacagcccccgcgatatgcaacttttcagggacgttaggaaccaatatacacaagcagttaggaaagcaaaggctttcaaacagaaatttgcatcctgtagcaaaaaagtattgggacactgtaaagtccatggagaataagagcacctcctcccaactgcccactgcactgaggctaggaaacactgtcaccactgataaatctacaataatcgagaatttcaacaagcattttgctacggctggccatgctttccacctggctaccactaccgcggccaccagctctgcaccctccgctgcaacttgcccatgccccccccccgcttctcctttacacaaattaagacagctgatgttttgaaagagctgaaaaatctggacccctacaaatcagctgggctacacaatctggaccctttctaaaattagccgccgaaattgtcgcaacccctattactagcctgttcaacctctctttcgtaacgtctgagatccccagagattggaaagctgccgcggtcatccccctcttcaaagggggtgacactctagatccaaactgttacagacctatatccatcctgccctgcctttcgaaagtttttgaaagccaagttaacaaaaagatcaccgaccatttcgaatcccaccgtaccttctccgctatgcaatctggtttccaagctggtcatgggtgcacctcagccacgctcaaggtcctaaacgttattataactgcgatcgataaaagacagtactgcgcagccgtcttcatcgacctagccaaggctttcgactctgtcaaccactgcattcttattggcagactaaatagccttggtttctcaaatgactgcctcgcctggttcaccaactacttctcagatagagttcaatgtgtcaaatcggaagtcctgttgtctggacctctggcagtctctatgggggtgccacagggttcaattctcgggccgactctattctctgtgtatatcaatgatgttgctcttgctgctggtgatgctcggatccacctctatgcggacaacaccattttgtatacatcaggcccttcattggacactgtgttaacaaacctccaaacgagcttcaacgccatacaacactccttccatagcctccaactgctcttaaacactagtaaaactaaatgcatgcttttcaaccgaacgctgcttgcacccgcccacccgactagaatcactactctcggtaggtctgacctagagtatgtggacaactacaaatacctaggtgtctggttagactgtaaactctccttccagactcacattaagcatgtccaatcaaaagttagatctagaattggcttcctatttcgcaacaaagcctccttcactcatgctgccaaacatgccctcgtaaaactgactatcctaacgatccttgacttcggcgatgtcatttacaaaatagcctccaacactctactcagcaaattggatatagtctatcacagtgccatccgttttgtcaccaaagccccatatactacccaccattgtgggtagtatatggacctgtacgctcttgttggctggccctcactacatattcgtcgccaaacccactggcttcaggtcatctataaatcacttctaggcaaatccctgtcttatcttagctcactggtcaccatagcaacacacacccgtagtctgcgctccagcaggtatatctcactggtcatccccaaagccaacacctcctttggccgccattccttccagttctctgctgccaatgactggaacgaactgcaaaaatctctgaagctggagactcttatctccctcactaactttaggcgtcagttgtcagagcagcttaccgatcactgcacctgtacacagcccatctgtaattagcccatccaactacctcatccccatattgttatttattttgctaatatgcaccccagtatctctatctgcacatcatcttttgcacatctatcattccagtgttaatacgaaattgtaactattttgcactatggcctatttattgccttacctccataatttactacattctgtacactgtatatatattttctgttgtatttttgactttatgttttgtttaccccatatgtaactctgtgttgttgtttttatcgcactgctttgctttatcttggccaggtcgcagttgtaaatgagaacttgttctcaactggcttgcctggttaaataaaggtaaaaaaattaataaaattaaACTGCCATTTTacttgttagtcatttagcagacgctcttatccagagcgacttataggagcaattagggttaagtgccttgctcacggacacatcgacagatttttcacctagtcagctcggggattagaacctgcgacctttcggttactggcacaacgctcttaaccactaagctacctgccgcccctgccATGACGCCTGTGAACAGTCCGCTGGGAGTAGAAAGATGATATGGACTACTTCAATATCAACTTTATGAAGGTTATAGTACTTTGTACAAAGACCCGTTTTTATACGCTCAGACAATATTTTACAGTGCATTTTGCACAGGATTTTTTTTCATTACACACATTTGTATCATTAATTCCTGCAGAAACTAGCTACTACCAAAGTATAGCCCTCCTCTGATTCACTTCCTGGAGATGAACAGGGTTAAAAAAAGATTTCCACAGATGTGAAATAAACTTTACTGAGATCTGTACATTTTGTGGAAAGTCTTTAGAGACAAAGAAAAATGTACCCTTGTGGTCCAAATACCAATTAGGAATTTGGCAATGCTTTAAACAAGTTCTGTTCAAAATGTAGCAAGGTGTCAAAAAAACTTGAACTTGAACAACATTACTTGAAAATATAAAGATTGCACAGAAGTGAACTAAACTTTGCTGAGATCTTTGTATTTTGTGGAAAGCGTGAATATGAACTTCAACAATATTACCTTGCTACATAAACCAAATCTTGTTCTATCTATCTCATATCTCATCTCCTAATCGGTCTTATTGGCATGGTCTCATTAGGAAGGTAACCTCCAGCGTGAGCAGTGTGTATCTGAGGGGTTCATCTGTCTGTCACTCCATACATCTCACACGTTGCTATGGCAGTTGAGACACTCAGATACTGCCCCATAAAGGAGTGGTGCGGAGAGTGATGAAGTGTCATACCTAGGTATGATCTGGTCTGCGCAGGTGGAGGTGGTCTGCTCTGGCCATCagtacagagatacagagaccaTACAAATACACAGACCGTACGAATGATCATCTTCAAGGAGAACTTTGAAGACTTTGAAATTACTAACTTTTTTTAAAAATCCTGGTCTGTGTGCTCACTGCATTGTACTGTAGGTGGCTGCTGAAGCTGGGTGGTTTTGGGTTGACTTGTCCTGCAATCAAAATAATGTTTGACATCTGAATACCAACAACACTGAAGGAGAGCTATCATTGTTGAGAGGCTGACAGACTGCTATATGGTTGGCAGTTAATGTTAAAGTGTCATCAAATTGTTTTTAAATAGACCAACCAACAAAACTTGGATAAACTGAACATTCTCGGGTCTTTCGTAAACTAGCCATGTGTGCCTGCTGTCAATGACAATGGAGTTCAACTCCTCCCAGGAGATAGTGTTTGTTCTGCATGGACTGAAcgcgacacagacacacaaacacatctacTTTGCATTTACTCTCATCCTATACCTCTTCACCATTGTTGTGAATCTGACACTGATCGTTACCATTTTTCTGGAGAAAATGTTGCATGACCCTATGTATTTATTCCTCTGTAATCTGTGTATTAATGGTATCTATGGCGCTTCAGCTTTCTACCCAAAGATACTTTATGACCTTTTATTTGAATCTCATGTGATAACATACATAGGGTGCATGACCCAGATATTAGTAATCTACTCCTATGTTTTCTGTGAATTCACCAGCTTGACAGTGATGGCATATGACAGGTATGTTGCCATCTGCAAGCCTTTACAATACCACTCTATCATGACTACTCGAAAAGTGTGGACACTGCTTCTTCTTACGTGGCTTTTCTCATGGCTAGAAAGTAGCATTGGGATGGGACTAACAGCTAGGTTACCCCTCTGTGGCCTCGACATCGATAAACTCTACTGCTCAAACTGGGCCGTCGTGAAGCTCTCATGCGTTGACACCACTCTGAACAACCTCTACGGCTTCATTCTCACTTTTTCTCACATCTCTCAAACGAT is a genomic window of Coregonus clupeaformis isolate EN_2021a unplaced genomic scaffold, ASM2061545v1 scaf0298, whole genome shotgun sequence containing:
- the LOC123484394 gene encoding olfactory receptor 8I2-like; amino-acid sequence: MEFNSSQEIVFVLHGLNATQTHKHIYFAFTLILYLFTIVVNLTLIVTIFLEKMLHDPMYLFLCNLCINGIYGASAFYPKILYDLLFESHVITYIGCMTQILVIYSYVFCEFTSLTVMAYDRYVAICKPLQYHSIMTTRKVWTLLLLTWLFSWLESSIGMGLTARLPLCGLDIDKLYCSNWAVVKLSCVDTTLNNLYGFILTFSHISQTILILISYVNIIKASLRSRVERKKFMQTCLPHLITLTNFTISLTFDVMYARYGSNTSLLALRNIMAVEFLVVPPLVNPMIYGMKLTQIRTRVVQMFNRKVAALS